From the genome of Populus trichocarpa isolate Nisqually-1 chromosome 15, P.trichocarpa_v4.1, whole genome shotgun sequence, one region includes:
- the LOC7462489 gene encoding probable calcium-binding protein CML27: MATPISNPSPETTAPASSTTINLDDTAELRKVFNQFDTNGDGKISASELGEVLKSMGSTYTMEELHRVMEDVDTDKDGYIDLAEFAKLCRSSSAAAAASELRDAFDLYDQNGDGMISAAELHQVLNRLGMKCKVDECFQMIKNVDSDGDGCVNFEEFQKMMAANINNGSAVVAP; encoded by the coding sequence ATGGCAACCCCAATCTCGAACCCTAGCCCCGAAACCACCGCGCCGGCATCTTCCACTACCATCAACCTCGACGATACGGCGGAGCTCAGGAAGGTCTTCAACCAATTCGACACAAACGGTGACGGCAAGATCTCAGCTTCGGAGCTCGGAGAAGTGCTGAAATCCATGGGCTCTACCTACACCATGGAGGAGCTTCATCGCGTGATGGAAGATGTGGACACCGACAAGGACGGGTACATTGATTTGGCCGAGTTTGCAAAGCTGTGTCGATCCTCCTCCGCCGCTGCCGCCGCCTCTGAGCTGAGGGATGCGTTTGATCTGTACGATCAGAACGGTGACGGGATGATCTCGGCGGCGGAGCTCCACCAGGTGCTGAACCGGTTGGGGATGAAGTGTAAGGTGGACGAGTGCTTTCAGATGATTAAGAATGTCGATTCGGATGGTGATGGGTGTGTTAACTTTGAAGAGTTTCAGAAGATGATGGCTGCTAACATCAATAATGGCTCCGCTGTCGTGGCTCCCTAG
- the LOC7462492 gene encoding thaumatin-like protein gives MAAMLRSLLTLTLFTLIFSHISEVSSTTITLHNKCTHPVWPGVQPSAGRPVLARGGFKLPPNKAYTLNLPPLWSGRLWGRHGCSFDASGRGGCATGDCGGSLYCNGIGGTPPATLAEITLGNDQDFYDVSLVDGYNLAISITPFKGSGKCSYAGCVRDLNMMCPVGLQVRSKDNNRVVACKSACSAFNSPRYCCTGSFGTPQACKPTAYSRIFKAACPKAYSYAYDDPTSIATCTRGNYLVTFCPNQH, from the exons ATGGCAGCAATGCTGAGATCTCTGCTAACTCTTACTCTCTTCACTCTTATATTCTCCCACATTTCAG AGGTCtcatcaacaacaataacaCTTCACAACAAGTGCACCCATCCAGTGTGGCCAGGCGTCCAACCAAGTGCAGGAAGGCCCGTGTTAGCCCGTGGAGGGTTCAAGCTCCCACCCAACAAGGCCTACACCCTCAACCTCCCACCACTCTGGTCAGGCCGTTTGTGGGGTCGCCATGGCTGCTCCTTTGACGCCTCTGGGCGGGGCGGCTGTGCTACTGGAGACTGTGGAGGCTCCCTCTATTGCAATGGCATTGGAGGCACCCCACCTGCCACACTAGCAGAAATCACCCTAGGCAATGACCAAGATTTCTATGATGTTAGCCTTGTAGATGGCTACAATCTTGCAATCTCAATAACTCCATTTAAAGGCTCAGGCAAATGCAGCTATGCAGGGTGTGTTCGTGACTTGAACATGATGTGCCCTGTGGGGTTACAAGTCAGGTCAAAAGACAACAACAGGGTCGTGGCTTGTAAGAGTGCTTGCTCTGCTTTCAATTCCCCGAGGTATTGCTGTACTGGTAGCTTTGGAACCCCACAAGCTTGCAAGCCAACTGCTTATTCGAGGATCTTCAAGGCAGCTTGTCCGAAGGCCTACTCTTATGCTTATGATGATCCTACTAGCATTGCAACCTGCACTCGTGGAAATTATTTGGTCACTTTCTGTCCTAATCAACACTGA
- the LOC7462487 gene encoding ras-related protein RABA6a, producing the protein MADSYDEECDYLFKAVLIGDSAVGKSNLLSRFSRDEFRLDSKPTIGVEFAYRNIRVGDKLIKAQIWDTAGQERFRAITSSYYRGALGALLVYDITRRATFDNVKKWLHELRDFGSSDMVVVLVGNKSDISHLREVDEDDGKNLAETEALYFMETSALENLNVEEAFMQMITRIHEIASQKSLEAKKNETTISTIKALPVGKEVINIDDEVSATKQASYCCSY; encoded by the exons atggctgaTTCATATGATGAAGAGTGTGATTATCTTTTTAAAGCAGTTCTTATCGGAGACTCTGCAGTTGGGAAATCAAATCTTCTATCAAGGTTTTCCAGAGACGAATTCCGGTTAGATTCTAAGCCAACTATAGGGGTTGAATTTGCTTACCGGAATATAAGAGTTGGTGATAAGCTCATCAAGGCTCAAATATGGGACACCGCTGGCCAAGAAAG GTTTAGAGCTATTACCAGTTCTTACTACCGTGGGGCTCTAGGTGCGTTGCTGGTTTATGACATTACAAGGAGAGCAACGTTTGACAATGTGAAAAAATGGTTGCATGAGCTAAGAGACTTTGGTAGCTCAGATATGGTCGTTGTTCTCGTCGGAAATAAATCTGATATTAGTCATCTTAGAGaagttgatgaagatgatggtaAGAACCTTGCAGAGACCGAAGCTTTGTACTTCATGGAAACATCAGCGTTGGAGAATTTGAACGTGGAGGAAGCTTTCATGCAAATGATCACCAGAATCCATGAAATCGCAAGCCAAAAAAGCTTGGAGGCTAAGAAGAACGAAACAACAATTTCTACCATAAAGGCTCTTCCGGTGGGAAAAGAAGtgattaatattgatgatgaggTATCTGCAACTAAACAAGCTAGTTATTGCtgttcatattaa
- the LOC7462491 gene encoding pentatricopeptide repeat-containing protein At3g18020 has translation MFLANLSKLKKLSIPFKPKLSPLSFLSTHPQNQEQALNHQQQSICITNRSYWTQKIHDLCTKHRNVDEALRLLDHLRLRGYLPDSLNLSSIIHGLCDANRFNEAHQRLIIFLTSLCVPDERTCNVLVARLLHSKDPFRTLNVIHRLIEFKPEFVPSLINYNRLIDQFCSVSLPNVAHRMLYDMINRGHCPSIVSYTTLVNGYSKIGEISDAYKLFDEMPEWGVVPNSLSYSLLIRGVLRKRDIERGRELMHVLFQRMRHEEDQSVNSAAFDNLVDCLCREGLFNEVFMIAEEMPQGNRVNEDFAYGHLIDSLCKVGRSHGASRVVYIMRKKGFTPSVVSYNSIIHGLCKEGGCMRAYQLLEEGVGFGYLLSEYTYKVLVEALCQAMDLDKAREVLKVMLNKGGMDRTRIYNIYLRALCLMNNPTELLNVLVSMLQTNCQPDVITLNTVINGFCKMGRVEEALKVLNDMMTGKFSAPDAVTFTSIISGLLNVGRSQEARNLLLQMLEKGITPGVVTYNAILRGLFKLQLTKEAMAVFDEMITDGVAANSQTYSIIVEGLCESGQIDGAKKFWDEVIWPSKIHDDFVYAAILKGLCRSGHLNEAIHFLYELVDSGVNPNIVSYNIVIDRACSLGMKREAYQIAGEMQKNGLTPDAVTWRTLDKLHGQVKN, from the coding sequence ATGTTCCTCGCCAATCTCTCAAAACTCAAGAAGCTCTCAATACCTTTCAAACCCAAACTCTCACCTCTCTCATTCCTCTCTACACACCCACAAAACCAAGAACAAGCACTGAACCACCAACAACAAAGCATTTGCATAACCAACAGGTCATACTGGACCCAAAAAATCCATGACCTCTGCACCAAACACCGCAACGTTGATGAAGCCCTCCGCCTTCTTGACCATCTCCGCCTCCGTGGATACCTCCCTGACTCCCTCAATCTCAGCAGCATAATTCACGGCCTCTGTGATGCCAACCGCTTCAATGAAGCCCACCAACGCCTTATCATCTTTTTAACCTCCCTTTGTGTCCCTGATGAGCGTACTTGTAATGTACTCGTTGCTCGCTTGCTTCATTCTAAAGACCCATTTAGGACATTGAATGTTATTCATCGTTTGATTGAATTTAAACCTGAGTTTGTGCCTTCGTTGATTAATTATAACCGTTTGATCGATCAGTTTTGCTCGGTCTCGCTGCCGAATGTAGCGCATAGGATGTTGTACGACATGATTAACAGAGGGCACTGTCCAAGTATTGTAAGTTATACTACCTTGGTTAATGGGTATAGTAAGATTGGTGAAATCTCTGATGCTTATAAGCTGTTCGATGAAATGCCTGAATGGGGGGTCGTGCCTAATTCGCTGTCTTATAGTTTGTTGATTCGTGGAGTTTTAAGAAAGAGAGACATTGAACGTGGAAGAGAATTGATGCACGTGCTCTTTCAGAGAATGAGACATGAAGAGGATCAGTCAGTGAATAGTGCCGCTTTTGATAATCTTGTTGATTGTTTGTGTAGAGAAGGGCTTTTTAATGAGGTTTTTATGATTGCCGAGGAAATGCCACAAGGAAATAGGGTGAATGAGGACTTTGCTTATGGACATTTGATTGATTCCCTTTGTAAGGTTGGGAGGAGCCATGGTGCTTCCAGGGTCGTTTATATAATGAGGAAAAAAGGGTTTACACCAAGTGTAGTGTCATATAATTCAATCATACATGGGCTTTGTAAGGAAGGGGGTTGCATGAGAGCTTATCAGTTGTTAGAGGAAGGGGTTGGATTTGGTTACTTGCTGTCTGAGTATACTTACAAGGTTCTGGTAGAAGCACTTTGTCAAGCAATGGATCTTGACAAGGCAAGGGAAGTTTTAAAAGTTATGTTGAACAAGGGAGGGATGGATAGAACTAGgatttacaatatatatttaagaGCTCTTTGTCTCATGAATAACCCAACTGAGCTTTTGAATGTGCTTGTTTCTATGCTACAAACTAATTGTCAGCCTGATGTGATCACTCTCAACACAGTTATTAATGGGTTTTGCAAGATGGGAAGGGTTGAAGAAGCTTTGAAGGTGCTAAATGATATGATGACGGGGAAATTTTCTGCCCCTGATGCTGTGACCTTCACTTCCATCATAAGCGGTTTATTAAATGTTGGAAGAAGTCAAGAAGCTCGCAATTTACTGCTTCAAATGCTTGAAAAGGGTATCACTCCTGGTGTTGTGACATACAATGCAATTCTTCGTGGTTTGTTTAAACTTCAGTTAACAAAAGAGGCAATGGCGgtttttgatgaaatgataaCTGACGGTGTAGCTGCCAACAGTCAAACTTACAGTATAATAGTCGAGGGATTATGCGAGTCTGGCCAAATAGATGGGGCTAAGAAGTTCTGGGATGAGGTTATTTGGCCGTCAAAAATCCATGATGATTTTGTTTATGCAGCCATTCTCAAAGGACTTTGCCGCTCAGGCCATTTGAATGAGGCCATACATTTCCTTTATGAATTGGTAGATTCTGGGGTCAATCCTAATATTGTAAGCTATAACATTGTGATTGACAGAGCTTGCAGCTTAGGTATGAAAAGAGAAGCTTACCAAATAGCAGGAGAAATGCAAAAGAATGGGTTGACCCCTGATGCGGTAACGTGGCGGACTCTTGATAAATTACATGGACAAGTGAAGAATTGA